From Streptomyces sp. Edi4, one genomic window encodes:
- a CDS encoding ROK family glucokinase, whose translation MTTYRDFALAHRGSARATVLRTVGTRERRSHLTAPRVPTVGIDIGGTKVMAGVVDADGNILEKLRTETPDKSKSPKVVEDTITELVLDLSDRHDVHAVGIGAAGWVDADRSTILFAPHLAWRNEPLRDALQARLAVPVMVDNDANTAAWAEWRFGAGRGEDHLVMITLGTGIGGAILEDGQVKRGKYGVAGEFGHMQVVPGGHRCACGNRGCWEQYSSGNALVREARELAGADSPVAYNIIERVGGNISEITGPLITELAREGDAMCVELLQDIGQWLGVGIANLAAALDPSCFVIGGGVSAADDLLIRPARDAFKRHLTGRGYRPEARIAKAQLGPEAGMVGAADLARLVARRFRRANRRRVERYERYARAAEAVLGTSTTRTTRTTRTTQEND comes from the coding sequence ATGACCACGTACCGCGACTTCGCCCTAGCCCACCGGGGATCCGCCCGGGCCACCGTGCTGCGCACCGTCGGCACCCGGGAACGCCGCTCGCACCTGACGGCCCCGCGGGTCCCCACCGTCGGGATCGACATCGGCGGTACGAAGGTGATGGCCGGCGTCGTGGACGCCGACGGCAACATCCTGGAGAAGCTCCGCACGGAGACCCCCGACAAGTCCAAGAGCCCCAAGGTCGTCGAGGACACCATCACCGAGCTGGTGCTCGACCTCTCCGACCGTCACGACGTGCACGCGGTGGGCATCGGCGCGGCCGGCTGGGTGGACGCCGACCGCTCCACCATCCTCTTCGCCCCCCACCTCGCCTGGCGCAACGAGCCGCTGCGCGACGCCCTCCAGGCTCGCCTCGCGGTGCCCGTGATGGTCGACAACGACGCCAACACCGCCGCCTGGGCCGAATGGCGCTTCGGCGCGGGGCGCGGCGAGGACCACCTCGTGATGATCACGCTCGGCACCGGCATCGGCGGCGCGATCCTGGAGGACGGCCAGGTCAAACGCGGCAAGTACGGGGTCGCCGGCGAATTCGGCCATATGCAGGTCGTGCCCGGCGGGCACCGCTGCGCCTGCGGCAACCGGGGCTGCTGGGAGCAGTACAGCTCGGGCAACGCCCTGGTGCGCGAGGCCCGCGAACTGGCCGGCGCGGACTCCCCGGTGGCGTACAACATCATCGAACGCGTCGGCGGCAACATCTCCGAGATCACCGGCCCGCTCATCACCGAGCTGGCCCGCGAGGGCGACGCCATGTGCGTCGAGTTGTTGCAGGACATCGGGCAGTGGCTCGGGGTGGGGATCGCCAACCTGGCGGCCGCCCTCGACCCCTCCTGCTTCGTGATCGGCGGCGGCGTGAGCGCCGCCGACGACCTCCTGATCCGGCCCGCGAGGGACGCCTTCAAGCGTCATCTCACCGGCCGCGGCTACCGCCCCGAGGCCAGGATCGCCAAGGCACAGCTCGGCCCCGAGGCGGGCATGGTCGGCGCCGCCGACCTGGCGCGTCTGGTGGCCCGCCGCTTCCGCCGGGCCAACCGGCGCCGCGTGGAACGCTACGAGCGCTACGCGAGGGCCGCCGAAGCCGTCCTCGGCACGAGCACCACCCGCACCACCCGCACCACCCGCACCACCCAGGAAAACGACTGA
- a CDS encoding restriction endonuclease — translation MTMPVRRHPAVARRRRQAFSLRTTSLGFGLAALVIWGVALTFKSAVRPHSHPLGAVLALLALLLFSTAAIRSNWLRRAARRAALDTAVAPVPEQPDPVLPPTVGAPEATDCADIDPFAFEDAVSRLCERDGCSDVHVVGGAGDLGADVVATTPGGRHLVIQCKCYGPGHKVGSQDLQRFGGTCYAVHGAELAVVVTTSEFTEPALDYAEQCAILCFDGALLRAWNDGTGPAPWELPGT, via the coding sequence ATGACGATGCCGGTCCGCCGTCACCCCGCCGTCGCGCGCCGGCGGCGCCAGGCGTTCAGCCTGCGTACCACCTCGCTGGGTTTCGGACTGGCCGCGCTCGTCATCTGGGGCGTGGCCCTCACCTTCAAGTCGGCGGTGCGCCCGCACTCCCATCCGCTCGGCGCCGTACTCGCGCTGCTCGCGCTCCTGCTGTTCTCCACCGCCGCGATACGCAGCAACTGGCTTCGCCGCGCGGCCCGCAGGGCGGCGCTCGACACCGCCGTGGCACCCGTTCCCGAGCAGCCGGATCCCGTCCTGCCACCCACCGTCGGCGCCCCCGAGGCCACCGACTGCGCCGACATCGACCCGTTCGCCTTCGAGGACGCGGTGTCCCGGCTGTGCGAGCGGGACGGCTGCTCGGACGTCCACGTGGTGGGCGGCGCGGGCGACCTCGGCGCGGACGTGGTGGCCACGACGCCGGGCGGCCGCCATCTGGTGATCCAGTGCAAGTGTTACGGCCCTGGCCACAAGGTCGGCTCGCAGGACCTGCAACGTTTCGGCGGCACGTGTTACGCGGTGCACGGCGCCGAACTGGCCGTGGTGGTCACCACCAGCGAGTTCACCGAGCCCGCCCTCGACTACGCCGAGCAGTGCGCCATCCTCTGCTTCGACGGCGCCCTCCTGCGCGCCTGGAACGACGGCACGGGACCCGCGCCCTGGGAGCTGCCAGGCACCTGA
- a CDS encoding RICIN domain-containing protein, protein MRRTVAALCTALLALCAALVLPAASARAETPGSCTTHYDGPLGSASCSGVAPGTQWRAVIGCFYLVDGQPVDFQAVGNVVTGDGTSTGVCTGASYATKHIDAVVVGIAGRQGRLVGYGGKCVDIHAGKSTNATPVQIYDCNGSGAQWWTLGTDQTVRGLGKCLNVVWGRSENGTKVEIYDCVHSQGEQWVPQADGSLKNVLTGKCLDDLGFNTANGTQLGIWDCNGLANQKWVLTP, encoded by the coding sequence ATGAGACGTACCGTCGCCGCCTTATGCACCGCGCTGCTGGCGCTCTGCGCCGCCCTCGTCCTGCCCGCCGCCTCCGCGCGGGCGGAGACACCCGGATCGTGCACAACCCACTATGACGGGCCGCTCGGCAGCGCCTCGTGCAGTGGGGTCGCCCCCGGCACGCAGTGGCGGGCGGTGATCGGCTGCTTCTACCTGGTGGACGGCCAGCCGGTCGACTTCCAGGCGGTGGGGAACGTCGTCACCGGAGACGGCACGTCCACCGGCGTGTGTACCGGCGCCTCCTACGCGACCAAGCACATCGACGCGGTGGTCGTGGGCATCGCGGGCCGCCAGGGCCGCCTGGTCGGCTACGGCGGCAAGTGCGTGGACATCCACGCCGGAAAGTCCACGAACGCCACCCCCGTGCAGATCTACGACTGCAACGGCAGTGGGGCGCAGTGGTGGACCTTGGGTACGGACCAGACGGTGCGCGGACTCGGCAAGTGCCTGAACGTGGTGTGGGGTCGCAGCGAGAACGGCACCAAGGTGGAGATCTACGACTGCGTGCACAGCCAGGGCGAGCAGTGGGTGCCGCAGGCGGACGGGTCCCTCAAGAACGTCCTCACCGGCAAGTGCCTGGACGACCTCGGCTTCAACACCGCCAACGGTACGCAGCTGGGTATCTGGGACTGCAACGGACTGGCCAACCAGAAGTGGGTCCTGACCCCCTGA
- a CDS encoding NAD(P)H-binding protein: MRIALLGASGRTGAVLVGQALDRGHEVVALVRTPAKITAPASPRLDVRRADVTRPGTFPGLSDADVVVSALGVGKGEGPGALVAGARRLASAGVRTVWLGALGSGVSSRSGGLIYAAVMRMFVGSELAEKAEADGIALDAGATVFHAPDVTDGPPSPSPVLVPLADLRRPLLPPRISRTTLASLLLDEAESGRHGNGIVVPVA, encoded by the coding sequence ATGCGCATTGCCCTGCTCGGAGCGTCGGGCCGCACCGGCGCCGTGCTCGTCGGCCAGGCCCTCGACCGCGGCCACGAGGTGGTGGCCCTGGTCCGCACGCCGGCGAAGATCACCGCGCCCGCGTCCCCGCGCCTCGATGTCCGGCGGGCGGACGTCACGCGCCCGGGCACCTTTCCCGGCCTGAGCGATGCGGACGTCGTCGTCTCGGCGCTCGGCGTCGGCAAGGGCGAGGGCCCCGGAGCCCTGGTGGCCGGAGCCCGGCGGCTCGCCTCGGCCGGCGTCCGCACGGTCTGGCTCGGCGCGCTGGGATCGGGCGTGTCGAGCCGGTCGGGCGGGCTGATCTACGCCGCCGTGATGCGGATGTTCGTCGGATCGGAACTGGCGGAGAAGGCCGAGGCGGACGGGATCGCCCTGGACGCGGGCGCCACGGTCTTCCACGCCCCCGACGTCACCGACGGCCCCCCGAGCCCGTCACCCGTCCTCGTACCGCTGGCGGATCTGCGCCGCCCCCTGCTGCCGCCCCGCATCTCCCGCACGACGCTGGCCTCGTTGCTCCTGGACGAGGCGGAGTCCGGCCGGCACGGAAACGGCATCGTCGTGCCCGTGGCCTGA
- a CDS encoding TetR/AcrR family transcriptional regulator: MSTEERSAPRRRNPRGQGQVLKAQLVDAAAKLLATLEQPETLTLRQVAREVGVAPASIYSHFTDLSALIQHVLRQRYQELAQLMDDAARAAGPAPLADLAARCAAYVRWGVGQPGHYRTLFGGRMPADLVPGSAHGDGAEPLAAVVVSLAEAATPERAKPTADQRAQAGLMLWTALHGLVSLYNDHGTMPWPPLDDLITDVVALHTGRPATEVAPLVGRPEK; this comes from the coding sequence ATGTCGACCGAGGAGCGGTCCGCGCCCCGGCGCCGCAACCCGCGGGGGCAGGGGCAGGTACTCAAGGCCCAGCTCGTGGACGCCGCCGCCAAGCTGCTGGCCACGCTGGAGCAGCCCGAGACGCTGACGCTGCGGCAGGTCGCGCGTGAGGTCGGTGTGGCACCGGCCAGCATCTACAGCCACTTCACCGATCTGAGCGCCCTGATCCAGCACGTCCTACGGCAGCGCTACCAGGAACTGGCCCAGCTGATGGACGACGCCGCGCGGGCGGCGGGCCCCGCGCCTCTGGCCGACCTCGCGGCGCGCTGCGCCGCCTATGTCCGCTGGGGCGTCGGCCAGCCCGGCCACTACCGCACCCTGTTCGGCGGCCGCATGCCGGCCGACCTCGTCCCCGGCTCGGCGCACGGCGACGGCGCCGAACCGCTGGCCGCCGTGGTCGTCTCCCTCGCCGAGGCGGCGACCCCGGAGCGCGCCAAGCCCACGGCGGACCAGCGCGCACAGGCCGGCCTGATGCTCTGGACCGCGCTGCACGGTCTCGTCAGCCTCTACAACGACCACGGCACGATGCCCTGGCCACCTCTGGACGATCTGATCACCGACGTGGTCGCCCTGCACACCGGCCGGCCCGCCACCGAGGTCGCGCCCCTGGTGGGCCGCCCCGAAAAGTGA
- a CDS encoding Gfo/Idh/MocA family oxidoreductase, whose protein sequence is MRIGLIGTGRIGAFHAGVLARHPAVEELVVADADAARAAEVAALTGASAVPNVPEAFTGVDAVVIASATSTHAAFIAAAARAGLPAFCEKPIALNVPGTLEALHAVEAAGTELQLGFMRRFDAGYARARDLVRSGRLGRLHTVRAITSDPAPPPAAYLPLSGGLYRDCLVHDFDIVRWVTGREVREVYATGSDAGPGMFRAAGDIDTAAAVLTLDDDTLVTATATRSNGAGYDVRLELAGERDQFAVGLDDRTPLTSAEPHGPGRPDKPWTGFLERFAPAYEAELDAFVRLVRGEADNPCDGREALRALRVAEACERSRAQRRVVEVAEIPGG, encoded by the coding sequence ATGCGTATCGGACTGATCGGGACCGGGCGGATCGGCGCCTTCCACGCGGGTGTCCTCGCCCGCCACCCAGCGGTCGAGGAGCTGGTGGTGGCGGACGCCGACGCGGCGCGGGCCGCCGAGGTCGCGGCCCTGACCGGCGCGAGCGCCGTGCCGAACGTGCCGGAGGCCTTCACCGGCGTGGACGCGGTGGTGATCGCCTCGGCGACGTCCACGCACGCCGCCTTCATCGCGGCCGCGGCCCGCGCGGGTCTGCCCGCCTTCTGCGAGAAACCGATCGCCCTGAACGTGCCGGGCACCCTGGAGGCGCTGCACGCGGTCGAAGCGGCGGGCACCGAGCTCCAGCTCGGCTTCATGCGGCGTTTCGACGCCGGGTACGCGCGCGCCCGTGACCTGGTGCGCTCGGGGCGCCTCGGCCGGCTGCACACCGTACGGGCCATCACCTCCGACCCGGCGCCGCCGCCCGCCGCGTATCTGCCGCTGTCCGGCGGGCTCTACCGCGACTGCCTGGTCCACGACTTCGACATCGTGCGCTGGGTGACGGGCCGCGAGGTGCGCGAGGTGTACGCGACGGGCTCGGACGCCGGGCCCGGGATGTTCCGCGCCGCCGGTGACATCGACACCGCGGCCGCCGTGCTCACCCTGGACGACGACACCCTGGTGACCGCGACGGCCACCCGCAGCAACGGCGCGGGCTACGACGTACGTCTCGAACTGGCCGGGGAGCGCGACCAGTTCGCGGTGGGCCTCGACGACCGCACCCCGCTGACCTCGGCCGAACCGCACGGCCCCGGCCGCCCCGACAAGCCGTGGACGGGCTTCCTCGAACGCTTCGCCCCCGCCTACGAGGCCGAACTCGACGCCTTCGTCCGCCTGGTGCGGGGCGAGGCGGACAACCCCTGCGACGGCCGGGAGGCCCTGCGCGCGCTGCGCGTCGCCGAGGCGTGCGAGAGGTCGCGCGCCCAGCGCCGTGTGGTGGAGGTCGCGGAGATCCCGGGCGGCTGA
- a CDS encoding ATP-binding cassette domain-containing protein — MTTTPDMAAPDTAAGETALVELDDVSKYYGNIRALQGVTLEVHAGQITCVLGDNGAGKSTLIKIIAGLHRHDAGAFRIEGEDVHLSNPREALDRGIATVYQDLAVVPLMPVWRNFFLGSEPTRGAGPFKRLDVEKMRATTRAELLRMGIDLRDVDQPIGTLSGGERQCVAIARAVHFGAKVLVLDEPTAALGVKQSGVVLKYVAAARDAGLGVVLITHNPHHAYLVGDRFVLLKRGTMTGSHLRSDITLDELTRQMAGGSELEELSHELQRSGASEDPA, encoded by the coding sequence ATGACGACCACACCGGACATGGCGGCACCGGACACGGCGGCCGGGGAGACGGCCCTCGTCGAGCTCGACGACGTCAGCAAGTACTACGGCAACATCCGCGCCCTGCAAGGCGTCACCCTGGAAGTCCACGCCGGGCAGATCACCTGTGTCCTCGGGGACAACGGCGCCGGCAAGTCCACCCTCATCAAGATCATCGCGGGTCTGCACCGGCACGACGCGGGCGCCTTCCGCATCGAGGGAGAGGACGTCCACCTGAGCAACCCCCGCGAAGCCCTGGACCGGGGCATCGCCACCGTCTACCAGGACCTGGCGGTGGTCCCGCTCATGCCGGTGTGGCGCAACTTCTTCCTCGGCTCCGAGCCGACCAGGGGAGCGGGGCCCTTCAAGCGCCTGGACGTCGAGAAGATGCGCGCCACCACCCGCGCGGAGCTGCTGCGCATGGGCATCGACCTGCGCGACGTCGACCAGCCCATCGGCACCCTGTCCGGCGGCGAGCGCCAGTGCGTGGCCATCGCGCGCGCGGTCCACTTCGGCGCCAAGGTCCTCGTACTCGACGAGCCGACCGCCGCGCTCGGCGTGAAGCAGTCGGGGGTCGTCCTGAAGTACGTGGCGGCCGCCCGCGACGCCGGTCTCGGCGTGGTTCTCATCACGCACAACCCCCACCACGCCTACCTCGTCGGGGACCGTTTCGTCCTCCTCAAGCGCGGCACGATGACCGGCAGCCATCTGCGCTCGGACATCACCCTGGACGAGCTCACCCGCCAGATGGCGGGCGGCAGCGAGCTCGAAGAGCTCAGCCACGAACTCCAGAGGTCCGGCGCGAGCGAGGACCCGGCCTAG
- a CDS encoding GntR family transcriptional regulator: MDRTSPVPLYFQLSQQLEAAIEKGTLTPGSLLGNEIELAQRLGLSRPTVRQAIQTLVDKGLLVRRRGVGTQVVHSQVKRPLELSSLYDDLEAAGQKPATTVLRNTVEPATAEIAAALGLTEGSDVHLVERLRYAHGEPMARLRNHLPPGLLPLDTDHLESTGLYRLMRGAGITLHSARQTVGARAATAQEADLLTEAAGAPLLTMERTTFDDTGRAVEFGSHLYRASRYSFEFQLLVRP, encoded by the coding sequence GTGGACCGCACCAGCCCGGTCCCGCTGTACTTCCAGCTCTCGCAGCAGCTGGAGGCGGCCATCGAGAAGGGCACCCTCACGCCCGGCAGCCTCCTCGGCAACGAGATCGAGCTCGCCCAGCGGCTCGGCCTGTCCCGGCCCACCGTCCGCCAGGCCATCCAGACGCTTGTCGACAAGGGCCTCCTGGTGCGCCGCCGGGGGGTGGGCACCCAGGTCGTGCACAGCCAGGTCAAGCGCCCGCTGGAACTCAGCAGCCTCTACGACGACCTGGAGGCGGCCGGCCAGAAACCCGCGACCACCGTGCTGCGCAACACCGTGGAGCCGGCCACCGCCGAGATCGCGGCCGCGCTCGGGCTCACCGAGGGCAGCGACGTCCACCTGGTGGAGCGGCTGCGGTACGCGCACGGCGAGCCCATGGCACGGCTGCGCAACCACCTGCCGCCCGGGCTGCTCCCGCTGGACACCGACCACCTGGAGAGCACCGGTCTCTACCGCCTGATGCGGGGCGCGGGCATCACCCTGCACAGCGCGCGTCAGACCGTGGGGGCGCGGGCGGCCACCGCCCAGGAGGCGGACCTGCTGACCGAGGCCGCAGGGGCGCCGCTGCTCACCATGGAGCGCACCACCTTCGACGATACGGGCCGCGCCGTCGAGTTCGGCTCGCACCTCTACCGTGCCTCGCGCTACTCCTTCGAGTTCCAGCTCCTCGTACGCCCTTGA
- a CDS encoding ABC transporter permease, which yields MTATPLTGDERLLRRSVWRRILGRPELGSVVGAAAVFLFFAVVADSFLRPSSLSTVLYAASTIGIMAVPVALLMIGGEFDLSAGVLVTTSALVSSMFSYQMTANVWVGVGVSLLVTLAIGAFNGFMLTRTKLPSFIITLGTFLMLTGLNLGFTKLISGTVSTKSISDMEGFESAKKLFASQFSIGSVDLKVTILWWAALIAVATWILLRTRFGNWIFAVGGGADAARAVGVPVFRTKIGLYMGVALAAWISGQHLLFSYEVVQSGEGVGNELIYIIAAVIGGCLITGGYGSAIGSAVGAFIFGMTSKGIVYAEWNPDWFKFFLGAMLLLATLLNAWVRKRAEATA from the coding sequence ATGACCGCCACGCCCTTGACCGGGGACGAGCGGCTGCTGCGGCGCTCGGTCTGGCGCAGGATCCTGGGCCGTCCCGAACTCGGCTCGGTGGTCGGCGCCGCCGCCGTCTTCCTCTTCTTCGCGGTCGTCGCCGACAGCTTCCTGCGCCCCTCGAGCCTGTCCACCGTCCTGTACGCGGCCTCCACGATCGGCATCATGGCGGTGCCGGTGGCGCTGCTCATGATCGGCGGCGAGTTCGACCTGTCGGCCGGTGTCCTGGTGACGACATCGGCTCTCGTCTCCTCGATGTTCAGCTACCAGATGACCGCGAACGTATGGGTGGGCGTGGGTGTCTCGCTCCTGGTCACCCTCGCCATCGGCGCCTTCAACGGCTTCATGCTGACCCGCACCAAGCTGCCCAGCTTCATCATCACGCTCGGCACCTTCTTGATGCTGACCGGCCTCAACCTCGGCTTCACCAAGCTGATCAGCGGCACGGTCTCGACGAAGTCCATCTCCGACATGGAGGGCTTCGAGTCCGCGAAGAAGCTCTTCGCGTCCCAGTTCAGCATCGGCTCCGTCGACCTGAAGGTGACCATCCTGTGGTGGGCCGCGCTGATCGCGGTGGCCACCTGGATCCTGCTGCGGACCCGCTTCGGCAACTGGATCTTCGCCGTGGGCGGCGGCGCGGACGCGGCCCGCGCGGTCGGCGTACCGGTCTTCCGGACGAAGATCGGCCTCTACATGGGTGTCGCCCTCGCGGCCTGGATCTCCGGCCAGCACCTGCTGTTCTCCTACGAGGTGGTGCAGTCGGGCGAGGGCGTCGGCAACGAGCTGATCTACATCATCGCGGCCGTCATCGGCGGCTGCCTGATCACCGGGGGCTACGGCTCGGCGATCGGCTCCGCCGTCGGCGCGTTCATCTTCGGCATGACCAGCAAGGGCATCGTGTACGCGGAGTGGAACCCGGACTGGTTCAAGTTCTTCCTCGGCGCGATGCTTCTCCTCGCCACCCTGCTCAACGCCTGGGTGCGCAAGCGGGCGGAGGCGACAGCATGA
- a CDS encoding SDR family oxidoreductase, with translation MSSSFLGKAGLVTGAGSGIGRATAVELARQGACVTVTDIDESSAALTAVMIKRDGGRATALRVDVVDEDEVRAAVEHTVAVYGGLDFAVNNAGLDSHHRRLDRMSLAEFEHVAHVNMGGTFLCMKYELPALERRGGGAIVNVASNGGLYAIPTAPAYVAAKHGVVGLTKVAAVDYAKGGIRVNAVCPGPTRTPGFERVAAGTGLIAAQEAATPMGRMATAPEAAAAAVWLCSDAASYITGTALSVDGGRRA, from the coding sequence GTGAGTAGTTCATTCCTCGGCAAGGCCGGGCTCGTGACGGGCGCCGGCAGTGGAATCGGCCGCGCGACGGCGGTGGAACTCGCCCGCCAGGGCGCCTGCGTCACCGTCACCGACATCGACGAGAGCTCGGCGGCCCTGACCGCCGTCATGATCAAGCGGGACGGCGGCCGGGCGACGGCGTTACGTGTCGATGTCGTCGATGAGGACGAGGTCCGCGCGGCTGTCGAGCACACCGTCGCGGTGTACGGCGGCCTCGACTTCGCCGTGAACAACGCGGGCCTGGACTCCCACCACCGGCGGCTGGACCGTATGAGCCTGGCGGAGTTCGAGCACGTGGCCCACGTCAACATGGGCGGCACCTTCCTGTGCATGAAGTACGAGCTGCCCGCTCTGGAGCGCCGGGGCGGCGGCGCGATCGTCAACGTGGCGTCCAACGGCGGCCTGTACGCCATCCCCACCGCCCCCGCCTATGTCGCCGCCAAGCACGGCGTCGTGGGCCTGACCAAGGTCGCCGCGGTGGACTACGCGAAAGGTGGCATCCGCGTCAACGCGGTCTGTCCCGGCCCGACCCGCACCCCCGGCTTCGAACGGGTCGCGGCCGGCACCGGTCTCATCGCGGCGCAGGAGGCCGCCACCCCGATGGGCCGCATGGCCACGGCGCCGGAGGCGGCAGCGGCGGCGGTCTGGCTGTGCTCGGACGCCGCCTCGTACATCACCGGGACGGCGCTTTCGGTGGACGGCGGGCGGCGGGCATAG
- a CDS encoding hydrophobic protein, whose protein sequence is MVPLLLVLLLALILFGAGFALKALWWIAVIVLVVWLVGFIARPKSGSARWYRW, encoded by the coding sequence ATGGTTCCCCTGCTTCTCGTTCTTCTGCTGGCTCTGATCCTGTTCGGCGCGGGCTTCGCGCTGAAGGCCCTGTGGTGGATAGCCGTCATCGTGCTCGTCGTCTGGCTCGTCGGGTTCATCGCCCGTCCCAAGTCGGGCAGCGCGCGCTGGTATCGCTGGTAG
- a CDS encoding sugar ABC transporter substrate-binding protein yields MGAVLAVALGVSLAGCSSTGGKRAEDARKSAQAQGRAAVNTPRWKIAMVTHSGDGDTFWDIVQSGAKQAAQKDNIDFLYSHSDQGQQQAQFVQTAIDQKVDGLIVTLAKPDALKDVLAKAERAGIPVVTVNSGSEKSKEFGALTHIGQDETIAGKAVGDELTKRGKKKALCVLHEQGNVGHEQRCAGTKETFKGEVQNLYVTGTNMPDVQSSVEAKLQADPSIDAVVTLGAPFADTAVKAKQSAGSSAEIDTFDLNPKVAASLKAGTLGFAVDQQPYLQGYEAVDLLWLYKYNGDVLGGGLPVLTGPQIVTKDEAGTLAAYTDRGTR; encoded by the coding sequence ATGGGCGCGGTGCTGGCAGTGGCGCTCGGGGTCTCCTTGGCGGGGTGCAGCAGCACCGGCGGCAAGCGCGCCGAGGACGCGCGCAAGTCCGCGCAGGCCCAGGGCAGGGCCGCGGTGAACACGCCCCGCTGGAAGATCGCGATGGTCACCCACTCGGGTGACGGCGACACGTTCTGGGACATCGTGCAGAGCGGCGCCAAGCAGGCCGCCCAGAAGGACAACATCGACTTCCTCTACTCGCACAGCGACCAGGGGCAGCAGCAGGCCCAGTTCGTGCAGACCGCGATCGACCAGAAGGTCGACGGGCTGATCGTCACGCTCGCCAAGCCGGACGCCCTCAAGGACGTCCTCGCCAAGGCCGAGAGGGCCGGCATCCCGGTGGTCACCGTGAACTCGGGCTCGGAGAAGTCCAAGGAGTTCGGGGCGCTCACCCACATCGGTCAGGACGAGACCATCGCGGGCAAGGCGGTGGGTGACGAGCTCACCAAGCGCGGCAAGAAGAAGGCGCTCTGCGTCCTGCACGAGCAGGGCAACGTGGGCCATGAGCAGCGCTGCGCCGGCACCAAGGAAACCTTCAAGGGCGAGGTCCAGAACCTCTACGTCACCGGCACCAACATGCCCGACGTGCAGTCCTCCGTCGAGGCCAAGCTCCAGGCCGATCCCTCCATCGACGCCGTGGTCACCCTCGGCGCGCCCTTCGCGGACACCGCCGTCAAGGCCAAGCAGTCGGCAGGCAGCTCCGCCGAGATCGACACGTTCGACCTCAACCCCAAGGTGGCCGCGTCCCTGAAGGCCGGCACCCTCGGCTTCGCCGTCGACCAGCAGCCCTACCTCCAGGGGTACGAGGCCGTCGATCTGCTCTGGCTCTACAAGTACAACGGCGACGTGCTCGGCGGCGGGCTCCCGGTCCTGACCGGACCGCAGATCGTCACGAAGGACGAGGCCGGCACACTGGCGGCGTACACGGACCGGGGGACGCGATGA